From one Anopheles cruzii chromosome 3, idAnoCruzAS_RS32_06, whole genome shotgun sequence genomic stretch:
- the LOC128273840 gene encoding uncharacterized protein LOC128273840 has translation MDLLQCFCKCVRNLTEEDLRRYIDTLDRAESFVKEEHLKQLFRCMCDPEAGTSSRRAKPRAIKYLNAAEEAIALREKPTLQNDEERLDRFLGGIDENLEEEFSNASTDERAAVLEKIAVHYSKLLAETSEYQQFKAKLADAYKGKIKISRNPKT, from the exons ATGGAT TTGCTTCAATGTTTTTGCAAATGCGTGAGGAATCTGACCGAAGAGGATCTCCGTCGGTACATTGACACACTGGATCGGGCGGAAAGCTTCGTTAAAGAGGAGCATCTTAAGCAACTGTTTCGGTGCATGTGCGATCCCGAGGCAGGCACCAGCAGCCGACGAGCAAAACCGCGAGCCATCAAGTACTTGAACGCTGCGGAAGAAGCCATCGCATTACGCGAGAAGCCGACCCTGCAAAATGACGAAGAAAGACTGGACCGTTTCTTGGGTGGGATAGACGAAAATCTCGAGGAAGAGTTTTCCAACGCCTCAACCGACGAGCGGGCCGCGGTTTTGGAGAAGATAGCCGTGCACTACAGCAAATTATTGGCAGAAACTTCCGAATACCAGCAGTTCAAGGCGAAGCTCGCAGACGCATACAaagggaaaattaaaatcagccGAAATCCAAAGACGTAG